The proteins below come from a single Chrysoperla carnea chromosome 1, inChrCarn1.1, whole genome shotgun sequence genomic window:
- the LOC123305125 gene encoding 65-kDa microtubule-associated protein 5-like, translating into MAEQQEISNTLPEQDWATKEKILLDKISCLELTHSKEVEDNLKSIQNLKNSLQIQNEEREKDKTTIESLQNELTDLKNKSPQTLSQAQQAQVDKVKLMSEEMLTKAKGIIFDKTKECKNQELQIEALNSQVTSLKEVVRITKDLLEIRNLEVQHLEDKMNVMGQKIAAERERRDLMDKKLDQMVRMNQDLKDEYQIQLRIFNALKSKYHENSEAQNGGEN; encoded by the exons ATGGCAGAACAGCAG gAAATCTCTAATACACTTCCAGAACAAGATTGGGCGactaaggaaaaaattttgttagataAAATATCATGTTTGGAACTAACCCATAGTAAAGAAGTTGAggacaatttaaaatcaattcaaaatttgaaaaattctcttCAG aTTCAAAATGAAGAACGCGAAAAGGACAAAACCACAATTGAATCACTTCAAAACGAACtaacagatttaaaaaataaaagtccaCAAACTTTATCCCAAGCACAACAAGCTCAAGTGGACAAAGTGAAACTAATGTCTGAAGAAATGTTAACAAAAGCCAAAGGTATTATCTTCGATAAAACCAAAGAATGCAAAAATCAAGAATTACAAATTGAAGCATTAAATTCTCAAGTAACGAGTTTAAAGGAAGTGGTCAGAATAACAAAAGATTTACTGGAAATTCGAAATTTAGAGGTACAACATTTGGAAGATAAAATGAATGTGATGGGGCAAAAAATTGCTGCTGAACGTGAGCGCCGTGATTTAATGGATAAAAAGTTGGATCAAATGGTTCGAATGAATCAAGATTTAAAAGATGAGTATCAAATACAATTGCGAATTTTTAATGCtcttaaatcaaaatatcaTGAAAACTCAGAAGCTCAAAATGGcggagaaaattaa
- the LOC123301455 gene encoding mannose-1-phosphate guanyltransferase alpha-A, producing the protein MHKEMLKAVILIGGPQKGTRFRPLSLDIPKPLFPVAGLPLIQHHIEACANVEALKEILIIGNYPATQLQQFVVDMQSRYNMNIRYLQEFTALGTAGGMYHFRDQIRCGNPEAFFVMNGDVCADFPLNELYEFHKTKPSSWVTIMGTEATRQQSKHYGCMATDRTTNEVTHYVEKPNSYVSTLINCGVYVCSLDVFQTMATIFSSKQQDYYRQSTGNGKDTGHIQLEQEVLAPLAGTGKLFAFQISNWWSQLKTAGSAIYANRHYLELYRTHKPERLASQTAKESGDSKFQCEIIPDVHIHSSATVHSTAVLGPNVSIGPNVSIGPGVRIRESIVLEGATIKDHSLVLYSIVGRDTKIGEWSRVEGTPGDPDPNKPFAKMENPPLFNNDGRLNPSLTILGCGVSVPSETILLNSIVLPHKELSRSFKNEIIL; encoded by the exons ATGCATAAAGAAATGTTGAAAGCAGTCATATTAATTGGTGGCCCACAAAAGG GTACTAGATTTCGTCCATTATCCTTAGATATTCCAAAACCTTTATTCCCGGTTGCTGGTTTACCTTTAATACAACATCATATTGAAGCATGTGCTAATGTCGAAGCGCTCAAAGAAATCTTAATTATAGGAAATTATCCCGCAACGCAATTACAACAATTTGTTGTTGATATGCAGAGTCGGTATAATATGAATATTCGATATTTACAAGAATTTACGGCACTAG GTACTGCTGGTGGAATGTACCATTTTCGAGATCAAATTCGATGTGGAAATCCTGAAGCATTTTTTGTAATGAATGGAGATGTTTGTGCTGATTTTccattaaatgaattatatgaATTTCATAAAACGAAGCCTTCATCTTGg GTCACAATAATGGGAACAGAAGCCACTAGACAACAATCCAAACATTATGGATGTATGGCTACAGATCGTACAACAAACGAAGTCACTCATTATGTTGAAAAACCAAATTCTTATGTCTCAACATTAATTAATTGTGGAGTTTATGTTTGTTCTTTGGATGTCTTTCAAACGATGGCTACTATTTTTAGCTCAAAACAACAAGATTATTATCG ACAATCAACTGGAAATGGTAAAGACACGGGTCATATTCAGTTAGAGCAAGAAGTACTTGCACCACTGGCTGGAACTGGAAAATTATTTGCATTCCAG atttcTAATTGGTGGTCACAATTAAAAACGGCCGGTTCAGCAATATACGCTAATCGCCATTATCTTGAACTATATCGTACACATAAACCAGAACGCTTAGCATCCCAAACTGCAAAAGAATCTGGTGATTCTAAATTTCAATGTGAAATTATTCCCGATGTACATATTCATTCATCTGCAACTGTGCATTCAACGGCTGTGCTAGGACCTAATGTTAGTATAGGACCAAATGTTTCAATTGGACCAGGTGTTCGTATACGAGAGAGTATAGTTCTTGAAGGCGCAACTATTAAAGATCATAGTTTAGTGTTGTACAGTATAGTGGGTCGTGATACAAAAATTGGTGAATGGTCACGTGTCGAGGGAACACCCGGCGATCCAGATCCTAATAAACCATTCGCAAAAATGGAAAATCCACCGTTATTTAATAACGATGGACGATTAAATCCATCTTTGACTATTCTAG GTTGTGGTGTATCAGTGCCATcagaaacaattttattaaattccattGTATTACCGCACAAAGAGCTAAGTCGAAGTTTTAAAAATGAgataattttatag